In Bradyrhizobium manausense, the sequence AACACGCGGCGGCGGTGAAGGGTGGCGCGCTGGAATTCACCTGGAGCGTCGACGGCAAGGCCTCGTTCGGCGAGACGTCGGTGGCCGACGCCGTCGCCTCGCACGCCGGCACCATGGTCGAGAACGTCGCGGTCGAGCATGACGATCCCTGCTGGTTCTTCTTCACGTCAGGCACCACTGGCCGCTCCAAGGCCGCGGTGCTGACCCATGGCCAGATGGGCTTTGTCGTCACCAACCATCTCGCCGATCTGACGCCGGGCGTGACGGACGCCGACGCGTCGCTGGTGGTGGCGCCGCTGTCGCATGGTGCCGGCGTGCATCAGCTTGTCCAGACCGCGCGCGGCGTGTGCACGGTGCTGCTGCCGAGTGAGAAATTCGATATCGATGAGGCGTTCCGCCTGATCGAAAAGCATCGGGTCGCCAATCTCTTCACCGTGCCGACGATCCTCAAGATGATGGTCGAGCATCCCGCCGCCGACAAATACGATCATTCCTCACTGCGTCACGTGATCTATGCCGGCGCGCCGATGTATCGCGAGGATCAGAAGGCCGCGCTGAACAAGCTCGGCAAGGTCATCGTGCAGTATTTTGGCCTCGGCGAGGTTACCGGCAATATCACCGTGCTGCCGGCAGCGCTGCACGATCCCGAGGACGGGCCGCACGCCAAGATCGGCACCTGCGGATTCGAGCGCACGGGCATGCAGGTCTCGATCCAGGATGACGAGGGCCGCGAACTCCAGGCCAATCAGAGCGGCGAGATCTGCGTGATCGGGCCGGCCGTGCTCGCCGGCTACTATGACAATCCCGAAGCCAATGCGAAGGCATTCCGCAACGGCTGGTTCCGCACCGGCGATCTCGGCCACATGGACGAGGAGGGGTTCCTCTATATCACCGGCCGCGCTTCCGACATGTACATCTCCGGCGGCTCCAACATCTATCCGCGCGAGATCGAGGAGAAGATTTTGACGCATCCCGCGGTTGGCGAGGTCGCCGTGCTCGGCGTGCCCGATGCGACCTGGGGCGAGGTCGGCGTCGCCGTCTGCGTTCCGCGCGAGGGTGCGAAGGCCGTGAGTGAGGC encodes:
- a CDS encoding acyl-CoA synthetase encodes the protein MQPLRMSRRVMNLAHMLTQNARRHGSRPGFVWGDKSWTWREIDAQVSALAAALAARGIAKGDRILVHSKNGDEMFVSMFAAFRLGAVWVPTNFRLMADEVAYLAQASGAKAFLCHVDFPEHAAAVKGGALEFTWSVDGKASFGETSVADAVASHAGTMVENVAVEHDDPCWFFFTSGTTGRSKAAVLTHGQMGFVVTNHLADLTPGVTDADASLVVAPLSHGAGVHQLVQTARGVCTVLLPSEKFDIDEAFRLIEKHRVANLFTVPTILKMMVEHPAADKYDHSSLRHVIYAGAPMYREDQKAALNKLGKVIVQYFGLGEVTGNITVLPAALHDPEDGPHAKIGTCGFERTGMQVSIQDDEGRELQANQSGEICVIGPAVLAGYYDNPEANAKAFRNGWFRTGDLGHMDEEGFLYITGRASDMYISGGSNIYPREIEEKILTHPAVGEVAVLGVPDATWGEVGVAVCVPREGAKAVSEAEMAAFLSPKVPRYKMPKRFFFWEALPKSGYGKVPKRMVRDELEARGLLDLDKTKTN